From Acidobacteriota bacterium, one genomic window encodes:
- a CDS encoding response regulator transcription factor gives MNKLRVIIADDERPAREFLKSILREFEQVELVGEAENGADAVELIKTVRPDLAILDLKMPEVSGLDAVKMLRKSQMPLVAFVTAHDEFAVQAFELNAVDYLLKPVERSRLAETIARASERLEHEDWRSIESEKIKTAAAAYDQTTRSELIERIPVKVREEIYLIPVEDIASIIADGELLHITTAKNQKYTINYRLKDLEPRLDPHKFVRLSRGAIANLAYVKSISPMPGGTYNVTLTNSQEIASSRLQSKILRAKLLKL, from the coding sequence ATGAACAAGTTAAGGGTCATAATCGCAGACGACGAACGCCCTGCTCGGGAATTTTTGAAATCGATCCTGCGTGAGTTCGAGCAGGTTGAGCTTGTGGGCGAGGCTGAGAACGGAGCGGACGCGGTCGAATTGATAAAAACTGTGAGACCAGACCTTGCCATCCTCGATCTTAAAATGCCTGAGGTTTCGGGGCTCGATGCGGTCAAGATGCTGCGGAAATCGCAGATGCCGCTAGTGGCGTTTGTAACGGCGCACGACGAATTCGCGGTTCAGGCGTTCGAGTTGAACGCCGTCGATTATCTGCTAAAACCCGTCGAACGTTCACGCCTCGCCGAGACGATCGCTCGTGCTTCCGAACGGCTCGAACATGAAGACTGGCGATCGATCGAATCTGAAAAGATCAAAACCGCAGCTGCGGCGTATGACCAGACAACCCGCTCTGAACTCATCGAACGCATCCCGGTCAAGGTCCGCGAAGAGATCTATCTGATCCCCGTCGAAGACATTGCCAGCATCATCGCTGACGGCGAACTGCTTCACATCACCACCGCCAAAAATCAAAAATACACCATCAACTATCGCCTAAAGGATCTCGAACCACGCCTCGACCCCCACAAATTCGTTCGCCTCTCACGCGGTGCCATCGCCAATCTCGCCTACGTAAAAAGCATCTCCCCAATGCCCGGCGGAACGTATAACGTCACGCTCACGAATTCGCAGGAGATCGCGTCGAGCCGGCTGCAGTCCAAGATCCTGCGTGCGAAATTGCTGAAGCTGTGA
- a CDS encoding dienelactone hydrolase family protein: MQTETLSFETANGPTSAYAAHPDSPNGKAVILIQEWWGLNDHIKDIARRYADEGFVAIAPDLYRGKLATNPAEAGAMMNALAIEDGLDTIKNAIDAASLAFDLSHFGITGYCMGGTYALRAACELEGLSAAAPFYGDVPEDEILQKLTTPTIFISGTKDGWINPEKVAKLEDAAERFELPIHSVKYEADHAFFNDTRPEVYDATAAADAWALVTGFFKDKL; this comes from the coding sequence ATGCAAACAGAAACACTTTCATTCGAAACCGCTAACGGCCCGACATCGGCTTACGCTGCACATCCCGACAGCCCGAACGGAAAGGCTGTTATTCTGATCCAGGAATGGTGGGGCCTCAATGATCACATTAAGGATATTGCCCGGCGATATGCCGACGAAGGTTTTGTCGCGATCGCGCCCGACCTCTATCGCGGCAAGCTCGCCACAAACCCTGCCGAGGCCGGAGCGATGATGAATGCCCTCGCGATCGAGGACGGGCTCGACACGATCAAGAATGCGATCGATGCGGCATCACTTGCTTTCGACCTGTCGCATTTCGGCATCACGGGCTACTGTATGGGAGGAACTTATGCTCTGCGGGCGGCGTGTGAGCTCGAAGGCCTCAGTGCGGCAGCTCCGTTCTATGGGGATGTCCCCGAAGATGAGATCCTCCAAAAGCTGACGACGCCGACGATCTTCATTTCGGGTACAAAAGACGGTTGGATCAATCCCGAAAAGGTCGCCAAACTTGAAGACGCGGCTGAGCGATTCGAACTGCCGATCCACTCGGTCAAATACGAGGCGGACCACGCGTTCTTTAACGACACGCGTCCTGAAGTTTACGACGCGACAGCCGCCGCAGACGCCTGGGCTCTTGTCACCGGATTTTTCAAAGATAAACTCTAA
- a CDS encoding TonB-dependent receptor — protein MNRSLSLFAIILLFSAAGLAQSTGKITGKVVFDADNHLLHQVSIQIAGLNRTAVTDDQGNYSFDAVPPGDIRLWPIRKVLAMPRKTVTVTAGGTATVDFQPQLTGIKENVTVTASGTEQSTFEAIASVSSVNSNQITERAAVGIGEVLNGEPGVSKRSFGPGNSRPVIRGFDGDRVLVSTDGVRAGSLASQSGDHSEPVDVLAAERIEVVKGPATLLYGSNAIGGVVNSISGHDEGTHPGLRGYFSGIGGTNNSQGAASGGVEYGVGNWMFWGNGTGQRTSDYNAGGDFGKVQNTFTRSASGSLGGGYYGKKAFFNTTFSYYQNRYGIPLDINDPDAELRSLRMWRNDIKFNFGLTNLDSFISGAKFTVDFSNYKHQELVDGDVGTTFRNKVYSYRGVFEQKQYSKLSGRFGFEGFGRKYQTAGDEVLVNGPVKQDSFSAFALQELKYERVTFQFGGRVENNRYKPTDPDLIKRDFTGVSAAAGMRVGLWDGGAFVTNFSHSYRAPALEELYNNGPHDGTLAFEVGNSALKAEQSNAIDAAIRHQKGRVKAEANVFYYDIKDFVFLAPTGVNDPESGLEIANYVQGNSRFVGTELSLDYTAHKYVNVLAGLDYVNAELKTGQPLPRIAPLRGRLGLDLHYQNLSVRPEFVAVGPQDRLFTNETRTAGYGVVNVAASYIIPTQHYANIFSVNAYNLGNKLFYNHISFIKDISPEIGRGVRFSYTIRFF, from the coding sequence ATGAACAGATCGCTTTCTCTTTTCGCTATTATTCTTTTATTTTCTGCCGCAGGTTTAGCCCAAAGTACGGGCAAGATCACGGGCAAAGTGGTTTTTGATGCGGATAATCATCTTTTGCATCAGGTTTCGATCCAGATAGCCGGTCTCAATCGCACTGCGGTGACTGACGATCAGGGCAATTATTCCTTTGATGCGGTTCCGCCGGGCGATATACGGTTGTGGCCCATCAGGAAGGTTTTGGCGATGCCTCGAAAAACGGTAACCGTAACGGCTGGGGGAACGGCAACTGTTGATTTCCAACCGCAGTTGACCGGTATCAAGGAAAACGTCACCGTCACTGCAAGTGGCACAGAACAGTCAACCTTCGAGGCGATCGCATCGGTCAGTTCTGTGAATTCGAACCAGATCACTGAACGTGCCGCCGTGGGGATCGGTGAAGTTCTAAATGGCGAGCCCGGCGTATCGAAACGCTCGTTCGGGCCGGGGAATTCGCGTCCGGTAATTCGCGGCTTTGATGGCGACCGTGTTCTAGTCTCGACAGACGGAGTTCGGGCGGGCTCGCTGGCTTCGCAGTCGGGTGACCACTCGGAACCGGTTGACGTGCTTGCGGCAGAGCGGATCGAGGTCGTCAAAGGCCCGGCAACTTTGCTCTATGGCAGCAACGCGATCGGCGGCGTCGTCAATTCGATCAGCGGCCACGATGAAGGTACTCATCCGGGGCTGCGGGGATATTTCTCTGGAATTGGCGGTACGAACAATAGTCAGGGAGCGGCCAGCGGTGGCGTTGAATACGGCGTCGGAAACTGGATGTTTTGGGGTAACGGCACTGGCCAACGGACCAGCGATTATAATGCCGGCGGTGACTTTGGCAAGGTTCAAAATACCTTTACGCGAAGTGCCTCGGGCAGCCTCGGCGGTGGATATTACGGCAAGAAGGCGTTTTTTAACACAACCTTCAGCTATTACCAGAATCGCTATGGTATACCGCTCGACATCAATGATCCGGACGCGGAACTCCGCAGCCTTAGGATGTGGCGTAACGATATCAAGTTCAATTTTGGGCTGACGAATCTCGATTCGTTTATCTCGGGAGCTAAATTCACAGTTGATTTTAGCAACTACAAGCATCAGGAACTCGTCGATGGCGATGTCGGAACGACATTTCGCAATAAGGTTTACTCATATCGCGGAGTTTTCGAGCAGAAGCAGTACAGCAAATTGAGCGGACGTTTCGGATTCGAGGGCTTTGGCCGCAAGTATCAGACTGCGGGCGACGAAGTTTTGGTAAATGGCCCGGTGAAACAGGATTCGTTCTCGGCCTTCGCGTTACAGGAATTGAAATATGAACGCGTTACGTTCCAGTTTGGCGGACGCGTTGAGAATAATCGCTACAAGCCGACCGACCCGGATCTGATCAAGCGAGATTTCACAGGCGTTTCGGCCGCGGCCGGAATGCGTGTCGGCCTGTGGGACGGCGGCGCTTTTGTCACAAACTTCTCACACTCGTACCGTGCTCCGGCGCTCGAAGAGCTTTACAACAACGGCCCGCACGATGGCACCCTGGCGTTTGAGGTCGGGAATTCAGCCTTAAAGGCCGAGCAGAGCAACGCCATCGATGCCGCGATCCGGCACCAGAAAGGCCGCGTAAAAGCTGAGGCTAATGTCTTTTACTACGATATTAAGGATTTCGTTTTCCTCGCACCAACGGGTGTAAACGATCCAGAGAGCGGGCTCGAGATCGCAAATTATGTTCAGGGAAACAGCCGTTTTGTCGGAACCGAGCTGAGTCTCGACTACACAGCTCACAAGTACGTGAATGTGCTCGCCGGGCTTGATTATGTCAATGCCGAGCTAAAGACCGGGCAGCCACTGCCGCGTATTGCTCCGCTTCGCGGCCGCCTGGGCCTCGACCTGCATTATCAGAATCTAAGCGTAAGGCCGGAATTCGTTGCGGTTGGGCCGCAGGACAGGCTCTTTACTAATGAGACTCGCACGGCTGGATACGGTGTCGTAAATGTTGCCGCGTCATATATTATTCCGACGCAGCACTATGCGAATATCTTTTCGGTAAACGCCTATAATCTCGGAAACAAGCTGTTCTACAATCACATCTCCTTCATTAAGGACATCTCGCCCGAGATCGGGCGCGGTGTGAGATTCAGCTACACGATCAGATTTTTCTAA
- the rpiB gene encoding ribose 5-phosphate isomerase B: MMKIAIAADHAGFEEKEKVKKTLDEIGVEYTDMGTNSPDSVDYPDYARKVGEAVAAGEFDKGILVCGSGTGMAIAANKVPGIRAAVAWNEEIARLSRQHNNANVLSLAARFIPGEEQANIVKAWLSTDFEGGRHERRVEKIEQIKKEDLEKR; this comes from the coding sequence ATTATGAAGATCGCAATTGCCGCTGACCACGCGGGTTTTGAAGAGAAAGAAAAGGTCAAGAAAACGCTTGACGAGATAGGTGTTGAGTACACCGATATGGGCACGAATTCGCCAGATTCGGTCGATTATCCGGACTACGCCCGCAAGGTTGGCGAGGCTGTTGCGGCTGGTGAGTTCGATAAAGGAATTCTCGTCTGCGGTTCAGGAACTGGCATGGCGATCGCCGCCAACAAAGTCCCCGGCATCCGCGCCGCCGTCGCCTGGAACGAGGAAATCGCGCGTCTCTCACGTCAGCACAACAACGCAAACGTCCTGTCACTCGCAGCCCGCTTCATCCCCGGCGAAGAGCAGGCAAACATCGTAAAAGCCTGGCTCTCAACCGATTTCGAAGGCGGCCGCCACGAACGCCGCGTTGAGAAGATCGAGCAGATCAAAAAAGAGGATCTTGAGAAAAGATGA
- a CDS encoding histidine kinase: MLESVALVTARRIDVLRVSHERFEQKFREQEFAKLATEAQLTALRSQINPHFLFNALTTLGYLIKTSPDKAYDTLLRLTQLLRGVLRSTGEFSTLGDEIKLIESYLDIEHARFEERLRVNIDVPDALKNIKVPSLILQPIVENAIKHGISENKNGGEVRISAAVTNGNADPMLRLTVWDSGPGKNALITNGTDGVGLRNIRERLATYYGKTAKLTLATSEGDGTEALIDLPIKRASETTDQRRFTQI; this comes from the coding sequence TTGCTCGAGTCGGTCGCTCTCGTCACGGCCCGCCGGATAGACGTTTTGCGGGTGAGCCACGAGCGTTTTGAGCAGAAGTTTCGCGAGCAGGAATTTGCCAAGCTGGCGACCGAGGCGCAGCTTACGGCTCTAAGATCACAGATAAATCCGCACTTCCTTTTCAACGCCCTGACAACGCTCGGCTACCTTATTAAAACGTCGCCAGATAAGGCTTACGACACTCTTTTGCGGCTAACGCAGCTTTTGCGTGGCGTTTTGAGATCGACCGGCGAATTCTCGACTCTGGGCGACGAAATAAAACTGATCGAGAGTTATCTGGATATCGAACACGCCAGATTTGAGGAGCGTTTGAGGGTGAATATCGATGTTCCTGACGCTCTGAAGAACATCAAGGTGCCATCGCTCATTCTTCAGCCGATCGTGGAAAATGCCATTAAACACGGCATCTCCGAGAACAAGAACGGCGGCGAGGTACGGATCTCGGCAGCGGTGACAAATGGCAATGCAGATCCAATGCTGCGGCTGACGGTTTGGGACTCGGGGCCGGGAAAAAATGCCCTGATCACGAACGGCACGGACGGCGTTGGCCTCCGCAACATCCGGGAACGGCTGGCGACGTATTACGGCAAGACGGCGAAATTAACCCTCGCGACCAGTGAAGGCGACGGCACAGAAGCCTTGATCGATCTGCCGATAAAGCGAGCAAGTGAAACAACGGATCAACGCAGATTTACGCAGATATAG